The following proteins are co-located in the Cryptosporidium parvum Iowa II chromosome 6, whole genome shotgun sequence genome:
- a CDS encoding Sgn1p-like RRM domain containing protein: MDSVNQIGLDESFSNELKDTKMANNPNLSRSDIISGPTNSGANNNNNNNVGATNSSSSSSGLSGTPSAIGTNLFDLSDNKSLNDESNKNVGESMMDTDLPGSADDEEMKRSIYIGNVDYGTKLTELQDLFKSCGSINRITIMNDKRTGMPKGFAYLEFCEPEAVETALKFDGAMFRGRQIKVSTKRKNIPGYNRGRGMGPGGGFRGGMGRGGFRGGYSRGGMMSGGHGPNMRGYYGNPYKSYRGGGGGVGGYSGNRHIVNPY; encoded by the coding sequence ATGGATTCAGTTAACCAGATTGGATTGGATGAATCATTTAGCAATGAATTAAAGGATACTAAGATGGCaaataatccaaatttaTCGAGAAGTGATATTATTTCAGGACCAACAAATTCAGGagctaataataataacaataataatgttgGCGCCACcaattcttcttcatcttcatctgGACTTTCTGGGACACCCAGTGCTATTGGAACTAatctttttgatttaagTGATAACAAATCTTTGAATgatgaatcaaataaaaatgttgGAGAAAGTATGATGGATACTGATTTACCAGGATCAGCTGATGATGAGGAAATGAAAAGATCAATATATATTGGAAATGTTGATTATGGCACTAAATTAACAGAATTAcaagatttatttaaaagttgTGGAAGTATTAACAGAATTACAATAATGAATGATAAAAGAACAGGAATGCCAAAAGGATTTGCTTACTTGGAATTTTGTGAACCTGAAGCTGTCGAGACTGCTTTAAAATTTGATGGAGCTATGTTTAGAGGTAGACAAATTAAGGTTTCaacaaaaagaaagaacATACCAGGATATAATAGAGGAAGAGGAATGGGACCAGGTGGTGGATTTAGAGGAGGTATGGGAAGAGGTGGATTTAGAGGGGGTTACTCTAGAGGAGGAATGATGTCTGGAGGTCATGGACCTAATATGCGTGGTTATTATGGTAATCCTTATAAATCTTATAGGGGAGGAGGAGGTGGAGTTGGAGGTTATTCAGGTAATAGACATATTGTGAATCCTTATTGA